From a region of the Desulfovibrio oxyclinae DSM 11498 genome:
- a CDS encoding zinc ribbon domain-containing protein: MYQKQIEQLVVLQQVDDEILVLEEEIGKAPRELAALEEQLDGFRARKEQIEEKLNLLDEQRNKLGGEIEEDDAKIKKSKNKLMLVDNTKQYHAMMREMDSLEKLNRMREEEYEAVKEELARQAELARQVGEDMDEVQKEYDAKKTTLDERVAQAQKQLDSLQKKRAKACEVVPPPILGRYEFIRSRLDNPVIVAVEDSVCTGCHIKIPPQEYNELQKGKQILSCSNCQRLIFWSEHISQAS; encoded by the coding sequence ATGTACCAGAAACAGATCGAACAGCTTGTGGTGCTGCAGCAGGTGGACGACGAAATCCTCGTGCTGGAGGAAGAGATCGGCAAGGCTCCGCGCGAGCTGGCCGCCCTTGAAGAGCAGCTCGACGGCTTCCGCGCCCGCAAGGAGCAGATCGAGGAAAAGCTGAACCTGCTCGACGAACAGCGCAATAAGCTGGGCGGCGAGATCGAGGAAGACGACGCCAAGATCAAGAAGAGCAAGAACAAGCTGATGCTGGTGGACAACACCAAGCAGTATCACGCCATGATGCGCGAGATGGACAGCCTGGAAAAGCTCAACCGCATGCGCGAGGAAGAATACGAGGCCGTCAAGGAAGAGCTGGCCCGTCAGGCCGAGCTGGCCCGTCAGGTGGGCGAGGACATGGACGAAGTACAGAAAGAGTACGACGCCAAGAAGACCACCCTCGACGAACGCGTTGCACAGGCGCAGAAGCAGCTCGACTCCCTTCAGAAAAAGCGCGCCAAGGCCTGCGAAGTCGTGCCGCCGCCGATCCTCGGCCGCTACGAGTTCATCCGTTCGCGCCTGGACAACCCGGTCATCGTGGCCGTGGAAGACTCCGTGTGCACCGGTTGCCACATCAAGATTCCGCCGCAGGAATACAACGAGCTGCAGAAGGGCAAGCAGATTCTCTCCTGCTCCAACTGCCAGCGCCTCATTTTCTGGTCCGAGCACATCAGCCAGGCCAGCTAG